Proteins encoded by one window of Gemmatimonadota bacterium:
- a CDS encoding VOC family protein, which yields MKARITLITLGVDDLQRAVAFYRDGLGLETPGIVGEEFENGAVAFFDLQYGLKLALWPHRSMANDSGLSQGTPNSTDFTLAHNVMSKGEVDVVMQQARDAGAEIVKPAQDTFYGGYAGYFLDPDRHLWEIAWNPQMLPAD from the coding sequence ATGAAAGCTCGCATTACTCTCATCACGCTGGGCGTGGATGACCTGCAGCGCGCCGTCGCTTTCTATCGTGACGGTCTGGGTCTCGAAACTCCAGGAATCGTCGGCGAAGAATTCGAGAATGGAGCCGTGGCGTTCTTCGATCTTCAGTACGGACTGAAACTCGCGCTCTGGCCGCACAGGAGCATGGCGAATGACTCAGGACTCTCGCAGGGGACTCCGAATTCGACCGACTTCACGCTGGCGCACAACGTAATGTCAAAGGGAGAGGTCGATGTCGTCATGCAGCAGGCACGCGACGCCGGAGCGGAAATCGTAAAGCCGGCACAGGATACGTTCTACGGGGGCTATGCGGGATACTTTCTGGATCCCGATCGGCATCTGTGGGAGATTGCGTGGAATCCCCAGATGCTTCCGGCTGATTGA
- a CDS encoding HD domain-containing protein: MFGFPRPRRASVIAWCLPLVIIATLVLSSSAQSWGATAAESASPDWRANIRAFAEAHLQHTAWGPAHGRRDYEMTLSLARAEGVVVDDDALYAAAYLHDMGGIPPYAKAGVDHGDRSIQLVDSVLRDAGFPMEKSALVKEIIDHHQYYRPPDTLAVAVLFRDADILDFLGAVDVARILSLTTREKFTPDLPHAVEAIRQNMLQMPGRLQSAAAKREGAKRVAEMQRYLDELAAETDSLRVL; encoded by the coding sequence ATGTTTGGGTTTCCAAGACCGCGTCGTGCCAGCGTCATTGCCTGGTGTCTGCCTTTAGTCATAATCGCGACGCTCGTTCTCTCGTCATCTGCACAATCGTGGGGAGCGACTGCGGCAGAGTCGGCTTCGCCCGACTGGCGCGCGAACATTCGGGCATTTGCCGAAGCGCATCTACAGCATACCGCGTGGGGACCTGCGCACGGACGACGTGATTACGAGATGACGCTTTCGCTTGCCCGTGCCGAAGGCGTCGTAGTGGATGACGACGCGTTATACGCGGCTGCCTATCTGCATGACATGGGAGGGATTCCTCCGTACGCGAAGGCTGGCGTGGATCATGGCGATCGCTCTATTCAGCTGGTAGATAGCGTGTTGCGCGATGCCGGTTTTCCGATGGAGAAGTCCGCGCTGGTGAAGGAGATCATCGATCATCATCAGTACTATCGTCCGCCCGATACTCTCGCCGTCGCCGTGTTGTTCCGCGATGCCGACATACTGGACTTTCTTGGCGCGGTGGACGTCGCGCGCATACTGTCGCTGACTACGCGCGAGAAGTTCACGCCGGACCTGCCGCATGCGGTGGAAGCGATAAGGCAGAACATGCTTCAGATGCCAGGCCGGTTGCAGAGTGCGGCGGCCAAGCGGGAAGGTGCGAAGCGGGTGGCGGAGATGCAGCGGTATCTGGATGAGCTCGCGGCGGAGACGGATTCCTTGCGAGTGCTGTAG
- a CDS encoding alanine racemase, translated as MNQLNDDASSPSGLLPQQIAQIETPAPLVEVSRLKRNLDRMADYARLHKLQLRPHVKTHKTTVIGAAQMRCGAAGLTCATPREMEIMSSVASDLLLAHPPLGLKIDRLLMLPRSVSIVTALDSAAAIDWIADAASGANRTVRVYIEMDVGMHRVGVTTAKQVVELAERVAAESSLEYAGICFYPGHIRETVDEQSAKISALNEVLGEVVSALEQARLKPPTVSGGSTPTAWRTHEMPLVTEFRPGTYVFNDRTTAAVGACKWDDCAFTVLATVVSTAVPGQAVVDAGSKALGREPMRGVNGEGFGALMGHEDVLVSAMSEEHGILDLSRTDWRPRVGDTVRIVPNHVCIVVHLNDALYAVDGDRVTGVWPVAARGRMAPFTNEQASAVAPSSEILL; from the coding sequence ATGAATCAGCTCAACGATGATGCGAGCAGCCCTTCTGGATTGTTACCGCAACAGATCGCGCAGATCGAGACCCCTGCTCCACTGGTCGAGGTGTCACGCCTCAAGCGCAACCTCGACCGCATGGCTGATTATGCGCGGTTGCACAAGCTGCAGCTCCGGCCGCACGTAAAGACTCACAAGACGACTGTGATCGGTGCCGCGCAGATGCGTTGTGGCGCCGCGGGACTGACCTGCGCGACGCCGCGCGAGATGGAGATCATGAGTTCGGTCGCCTCGGACCTGCTGCTCGCGCATCCACCGCTCGGTCTCAAGATCGATCGGTTGCTGATGTTGCCGAGGTCCGTGAGCATCGTGACGGCGCTGGATTCGGCGGCGGCGATCGACTGGATCGCAGACGCCGCGTCTGGTGCGAATCGTACAGTCAGAGTGTACATCGAGATGGATGTCGGGATGCATCGGGTGGGCGTCACGACGGCGAAACAGGTCGTGGAGCTCGCGGAGCGTGTTGCTGCTGAAAGCTCGCTCGAGTATGCGGGGATCTGCTTCTATCCAGGCCACATTCGCGAAACGGTGGATGAGCAGAGTGCGAAGATCTCCGCTCTCAACGAGGTTCTGGGAGAAGTGGTTTCAGCTCTCGAGCAGGCTCGGCTCAAGCCGCCGACGGTGAGCGGTGGATCGACGCCGACTGCGTGGCGCACGCATGAGATGCCACTGGTAACGGAGTTTCGGCCAGGTACTTATGTGTTCAATGATCGTACGACGGCGGCGGTCGGCGCGTGCAAGTGGGACGATTGCGCATTCACGGTGCTCGCGACCGTAGTGAGCACGGCTGTCCCGGGACAGGCTGTGGTCGATGCAGGATCCAAGGCACTCGGCCGCGAGCCAATGCGCGGTGTGAACGGTGAGGGGTTCGGCGCGCTGATGGGACACGAGGACGTTCTCGTGTCGGCAATGTCGGAGGAGCACGGAATACTCGACCTGTCCAGGACAGACTGGCGGCCGCGCGTGGGCGACACCGTTCGCATCGTGCCGAATCACGTCTGCATCGTGGTGCATCTGAACGATGCGCTGTACGCGGTGGACGGCGATCGTGTGACAGGAGTCTGGCCCGTGGCAGCGCGCGGACGCATGGCACCATTCACGAATGAGCAAGCGAGCGCGGTGGCTCCATCATCCGAGATTCTGCTGTAG
- a CDS encoding beta-L-arabinofuranosidase domain-containing protein — translation MEDITRREFLAQGISAVPVVSGLIVIGSRLGAQETGAGAAASAAASAAGVADAPSAKTALEPFDYRGVTLNESRWRTQYLAAREFYLNVPDDDILKGYRVAAGLPAPGETLGGWAKVNTDEIFGQWLSGFARMYRATGDETARTKAVGLVREWAKTFGPDGNCRMETYGYDKMVCGLVDLHVYADVPEAMPLLQSITRWADRTFSRERSLRDRTDPTTYYGLPHEWYTLSENLYRAYQASGDPLFKQFAEVWLYPAYWNKFANTASPPDAQGAHAYSHCNTFSSAAMAYEVTGDPAYLRIIRNAYDYFQNTQCFATGGYGPTERLMTPDGSLGRSLESRPDTAETPCGTWAAFKLSRYLTRFTGESRYGDWMERMLYNGIGASPVPRGRGEAFYYADYRVAGGMKTRYWEGFPCCSGTYIQDVADYHNIIYYKDAGALYVNLYVPSTVTWSRGDGDVRVVQETNYPEDSSVKLSIAMQKPASFALKFRVPAWTRGATAAVNGQRVDATFTPGSWGTITREWRDGDRVELDIPLVMRLEPVDSFHPDRVAAVRGPVVLVLDGDWQDPNFNLPMHNDELDRWLVADPKVPGVFHVHPPGGKRVMPKFQPFYAVAENYPYKMYFDRNVPVATLW, via the coding sequence ATGGAAGACATTACCAGGCGCGAGTTTCTGGCTCAGGGTATCAGCGCCGTACCCGTCGTGTCGGGGCTGATAGTGATCGGATCGCGGCTTGGCGCGCAGGAAACCGGCGCGGGTGCAGCTGCAAGCGCGGCTGCAAGCGCGGCCGGAGTAGCGGATGCGCCCTCCGCGAAGACTGCACTCGAGCCGTTCGACTATCGCGGTGTGACGCTGAACGAGAGCCGGTGGCGAACGCAGTATCTGGCCGCGCGCGAGTTCTATCTGAACGTTCCGGACGACGACATCCTGAAGGGATATCGCGTCGCGGCGGGACTGCCCGCGCCCGGCGAAACTCTGGGTGGCTGGGCGAAGGTGAACACCGACGAGATCTTCGGGCAGTGGCTGAGCGGATTCGCACGCATGTACCGGGCGACCGGAGACGAGACAGCGCGGACGAAAGCCGTAGGGCTCGTGCGCGAGTGGGCCAAGACGTTCGGGCCCGATGGCAACTGCCGCATGGAGACATACGGTTACGACAAGATGGTGTGCGGCCTGGTCGATTTGCACGTGTACGCCGATGTACCGGAAGCGATGCCGTTGCTGCAGAGCATCACGCGCTGGGCCGACAGAACGTTCAGCCGCGAGCGGTCGCTGCGTGATCGAACGGATCCGACTACATACTACGGTCTTCCGCACGAGTGGTACACGCTGTCGGAGAATCTCTACCGCGCGTACCAGGCGAGCGGCGATCCATTGTTCAAGCAGTTCGCGGAAGTGTGGCTGTATCCTGCGTACTGGAACAAGTTCGCGAACACGGCGAGCCCCCCGGATGCGCAGGGGGCGCATGCATACAGTCACTGCAACACGTTCAGCAGCGCGGCGATGGCGTATGAGGTGACCGGTGATCCGGCTTACCTGCGGATCATCAGGAATGCTTACGATTACTTCCAGAACACGCAGTGCTTCGCAACCGGCGGTTACGGTCCAACGGAACGGCTGATGACGCCCGACGGAAGTCTTGGCCGGTCGCTGGAATCGCGTCCCGATACCGCCGAGACGCCATGCGGAACATGGGCGGCATTCAAGTTGTCGCGCTATCTCACCCGGTTCACGGGTGAGTCGCGGTACGGTGACTGGATGGAGCGGATGCTGTACAACGGTATCGGTGCGTCACCGGTTCCGCGCGGGCGCGGCGAGGCTTTCTACTACGCAGACTATCGCGTTGCCGGCGGAATGAAGACGCGCTACTGGGAAGGGTTTCCCTGTTGCTCGGGTACCTACATCCAGGACGTCGCGGACTATCACAACATCATCTACTACAAGGACGCCGGCGCGCTGTACGTGAATCTCTACGTTCCTTCGACGGTAACCTGGTCGCGTGGCGACGGCGACGTACGGGTAGTGCAGGAGACCAACTATCCCGAGGACAGCTCGGTGAAACTGTCGATTGCAATGCAGAAGCCGGCGAGCTTTGCACTCAAGTTCCGCGTGCCGGCATGGACTCGCGGCGCAACGGCGGCGGTGAACGGACAGCGTGTGGACGCAACGTTCACGCCCGGCAGCTGGGGTACGATCACACGAGAATGGCGCGATGGTGACAGGGTGGAGCTCGACATTCCACTCGTCATGCGACTGGAGCCGGTGGACTCGTTTCATCCCGATCGTGTTGCGGCTGTGCGCGGGCCGGTGGTTCTGGTTCTGGACGGTGACTGGCAGGACCCGAACTTCAATCTGCCGATGCACAACGACGAGCTGGACAGATGGCTGGTCGCCGATCCCAAGGTGCCCGGTGTGTTTCACGTTCATCCGCCGGGCGGCAAGCGGGTGATGCCGAAATTCCAGCCGTTCTACGCGGTGGCTGAGAACTATCCGTACAAGATGTACTTCGATCGGAATGTGCCGGTGGCGACGCTCTGGTAG
- a CDS encoding M1 family aminopeptidase, with the protein MRKFMLVALGISLGAAPLAATDTYPRQPGVDVQHYRFALALNDSTNEISGDATITVRFTKGGLTGFFLDLATPADGKGMTVTSVTRDSSSLRYTHTGDHLTISLATPTIAGELRKFTVAYHGIPASGLYIGKNSHGERAFFSWNWPDKARQWLPMIDHPSDKATSEFIITAPAKYAVVSNGLLQDEILLGDGRKVTHWKQSVPIASWLNAIGVEQFAVHHAGMVKGVELQTWVAHQDRDNGITSFEEPARQALEFYSEHIGPYSYEKLANVAAAFGGGGTEHASAIFYGEKVVTDRPATAIVAHEVAHQWFGDSITESDWDDAWLSEGFATYFTLLFTEHYSGRDAFVSGLVRARTTALAAEQKYNEPVVHRNISDLRGVIPPLVYQKGGWVLHMLRAQLGTDTFWKGIREYYARYRNSNASTDDLRRVMEEVSGQKLGWFFDQWLNRDYSPALTGTWSYDPAARKVSIDLTQTQSGGVYRLPLDIGLVGDSAGVAPRIARIEMTGASQHFEIPAASPPRDVVLDPNTWVLMQPPKFTKR; encoded by the coding sequence ATGCGCAAATTCATGCTGGTGGCACTCGGTATTTCACTCGGCGCAGCTCCACTAGCCGCCACTGACACCTATCCGCGACAACCAGGCGTCGACGTCCAGCACTACAGGTTCGCGCTCGCCCTCAATGATTCCACCAACGAAATCAGCGGCGACGCCACCATCACGGTCCGATTCACGAAAGGCGGCCTCACCGGCTTCTTCCTCGACCTCGCCACGCCCGCCGATGGCAAGGGCATGACCGTCACCAGTGTCACCCGCGACAGCAGCTCACTGCGCTACACCCACACCGGCGATCATCTCACCATCAGCCTCGCCACACCGACAATCGCCGGCGAGCTGCGCAAATTCACCGTCGCGTATCACGGGATTCCGGCGAGTGGACTCTACATCGGCAAGAACAGCCATGGCGAGCGTGCGTTCTTCTCGTGGAACTGGCCCGACAAGGCGCGCCAGTGGCTTCCGATGATCGATCATCCATCAGACAAGGCAACCAGCGAATTCATCATCACCGCACCGGCAAAGTACGCAGTGGTGTCCAATGGCCTTCTGCAGGATGAGATACTGCTCGGCGACGGTCGCAAGGTCACCCACTGGAAACAATCGGTCCCGATCGCATCGTGGCTCAACGCGATCGGCGTCGAGCAGTTCGCCGTGCATCACGCGGGCATGGTGAAGGGCGTCGAGCTGCAGACCTGGGTCGCGCATCAGGACCGTGACAATGGAATCACAAGCTTCGAAGAGCCGGCACGACAGGCCCTCGAGTTCTACAGCGAGCACATCGGCCCATACTCGTACGAAAAGCTCGCCAACGTAGCAGCGGCATTCGGTGGAGGCGGTACCGAGCACGCGAGCGCGATCTTCTACGGCGAAAAGGTGGTCACGGACAGACCTGCAACCGCAATCGTCGCGCACGAAGTCGCACATCAGTGGTTCGGCGACTCCATCACCGAGAGCGACTGGGACGATGCATGGCTCAGTGAAGGTTTTGCAACGTACTTCACGCTGCTGTTCACGGAGCACTACTCCGGCCGCGATGCATTCGTGTCCGGACTCGTGCGCGCGCGCACGACTGCGCTGGCCGCCGAGCAGAAGTACAACGAGCCCGTGGTCCACAGAAATATTTCGGATCTTCGCGGCGTCATCCCGCCGCTCGTTTATCAGAAGGGCGGATGGGTGCTTCACATGTTGCGCGCGCAGCTCGGCACGGACACGTTCTGGAAGGGCATCCGCGAATACTACGCCCGCTATCGCAACTCCAACGCATCCACCGACGACCTGCGTCGCGTGATGGAAGAGGTATCCGGCCAGAAACTGGGCTGGTTCTTCGATCAGTGGCTCAATCGTGATTACTCGCCGGCGCTCACCGGAACGTGGAGCTACGATCCAGCTGCACGGAAAGTCTCGATCGACCTCACGCAGACGCAGTCAGGCGGCGTATATCGGCTGCCACTCGACATCGGACTCGTCGGTGACAGTGCGGGCGTCGCACCCCGAATTGCAAGGATCGAAATGACGGGAGCATCTCAGCACTTCGAGATTCCGGCTGCTTCGCCACCACGGGATGTCGTCCTGGATCCCAATACCTGGGTTCTGATGCAACCACCCAAGTTCACCAAGCGGTAG
- a CDS encoding DUF1572 family protein: MSIESEYLQSAIKTFSTYKDLADRAMAQVTDEQFFMSLDAESNSMAVIVKHVAGNLRSRWTDFLTSDGEKANRDRDSEFEMSDSMTRAELQEAWDYGWKCAFDTLNALTPEDLENTIYIRAEPHSVVKAINRQLTHGAYHVGQIVFLAKHFASGTWQTLTIPRRASQAFNAEMFAQKRV; the protein is encoded by the coding sequence ATGAGCATCGAATCGGAATATCTGCAGAGCGCCATCAAGACATTCAGCACGTACAAGGATCTCGCGGACCGCGCGATGGCGCAGGTAACGGATGAACAGTTCTTCATGTCGCTGGACGCCGAGTCCAACAGCATGGCGGTGATTGTAAAGCACGTGGCGGGGAATCTGCGTTCCCGCTGGACCGATTTTCTCACATCTGACGGTGAAAAGGCCAACCGCGATCGCGACTCCGAATTCGAGATGAGCGACTCGATGACTCGAGCCGAATTACAAGAAGCGTGGGATTACGGATGGAAATGTGCGTTCGATACGTTGAACGCGCTCACTCCGGAAGATCTGGAAAACACGATATACATACGAGCCGAGCCTCACTCTGTAGTCAAGGCGATAAACAGGCAGCTCACGCACGGTGCGTATCACGTCGGACAGATCGTATTTCTTGCGAAGCACTTTGCTTCCGGCACATGGCAGACGCTGACGATACCACGCCGCGCGTCGCAGGCTTTCAATGCGGAGATGTTCGCGCAGAAGCGTGTGTAA
- a CDS encoding exo-alpha-sialidase: MTFAESLAESRADTHPETKSGTKAKPHGEVVLMVGTVKGAFFIWSDAARTSWRIDGPHFPGESVYALALDQRNGRHRLLAGTRSFHWGSVVRWSDDFGQSWTAPDRQNVKFPAGLGVSLVQVWQILPGRASQPDVIYAGVEPAALFESRDAGETWDMVRGLHDNEDRPKWQPGGGGLCLHTIVVDPNDARRMAIAVSSGGFYRTDDGGNNWQARNVGVRAEFLPDKYPKFGQCVHKVVNHPARPERLFLQNHWGLYRSDNWGDSWTDIANGVPSDFGFSMQMHPHDPDTVYIVPIQSDQFRCVPEAKLRVYRTTDAGASWKPLANGLPQKDAYETILRDALSADSLPSAGIYFGTRSGKLFGSANDGENWNEIAGGLPSIVCVKAAVVGAPVS; the protein is encoded by the coding sequence ATGACTTTCGCTGAATCTCTCGCTGAATCTCGCGCTGACACGCATCCCGAAACAAAATCTGGAACGAAGGCGAAGCCTCACGGTGAAGTAGTGCTGATGGTCGGAACGGTCAAAGGCGCATTCTTCATCTGGTCCGACGCCGCGCGCACCAGTTGGCGCATCGACGGACCGCACTTCCCCGGTGAATCCGTGTACGCGCTCGCTCTCGATCAACGCAACGGCCGCCACCGCCTTCTTGCTGGGACACGTAGCTTTCACTGGGGCAGTGTCGTGCGCTGGAGCGACGACTTCGGGCAGAGCTGGACCGCACCCGATCGTCAGAACGTCAAGTTTCCAGCCGGCCTGGGCGTATCGCTCGTTCAGGTCTGGCAGATCCTGCCGGGCCGTGCATCTCAACCTGACGTCATCTACGCCGGCGTCGAGCCCGCTGCGCTCTTCGAGTCGCGCGACGCTGGCGAGACGTGGGACATGGTCCGCGGCCTGCACGACAATGAGGACCGCCCCAAGTGGCAACCCGGGGGCGGTGGATTGTGCCTCCACACCATAGTCGTCGACCCCAACGATGCCAGACGCATGGCGATCGCCGTTTCCAGCGGCGGATTTTACAGAACCGACGACGGCGGCAATAACTGGCAGGCGCGAAACGTCGGTGTCCGCGCTGAGTTTCTACCCGACAAGTACCCGAAGTTTGGACAGTGCGTTCACAAGGTCGTGAATCACCCGGCGCGTCCGGAGCGTCTCTTCCTGCAGAATCACTGGGGCCTGTACCGCAGCGACAACTGGGGCGATTCGTGGACAGATATCGCGAACGGCGTTCCGTCCGACTTCGGCTTCTCCATGCAGATGCACCCGCACGATCCGGACACGGTGTACATCGTTCCCATCCAGTCGGATCAGTTTCGTTGCGTGCCCGAAGCAAAGCTGCGCGTCTATCGTACGACCGATGCCGGCGCATCGTGGAAGCCGCTGGCGAACGGTCTCCCGCAAAAGGACGCATACGAAACCATCCTCCGCGATGCACTGAGCGCCGACTCGCTCCCATCAGCTGGCATCTACTTCGGCACACGCAGCGGCAAGCTCTTCGGCTCGGCCAACGACGGTGAAAACTGGAACGAGATCGCCGGCGGACTGCCATCGATCGTCTGCGTCAAGGCGGCTGTGGTCGGCGCTCCAGTCAGCTGA
- a CDS encoding MoaD/ThiS family protein — translation MAITIEIPSALRLHSRGSAVVTIDTHEQSCDSVGAALGALESRYPGVLDRVMTEEGDLRPHVNVFVDGENSRFADGLSTPIRDPATITILAAISGG, via the coding sequence GTGGCGATCACCATCGAGATCCCCTCGGCGCTCCGATTACACTCGCGCGGGAGCGCCGTCGTCACCATCGATACGCACGAACAATCGTGCGATTCCGTCGGCGCCGCCCTAGGCGCGCTGGAGTCGCGATATCCGGGCGTACTCGACCGCGTGATGACCGAAGAAGGCGATCTTCGCCCGCACGTCAATGTATTCGTCGACGGCGAGAACAGTCGTTTCGCGGATGGCCTGTCCACTCCTATTCGCGACCCCGCAACAATAACGATTCTCGCCGCTATAAGCGGGGGATAG